A region of Candidatus Palauibacter scopulicola DNA encodes the following proteins:
- a CDS encoding TlpA disulfide reductase family protein, which produces MRVERMARAGSALALVALVGLGCAPDDDASAAAGGAADRDLAASGAPDGVPSGAKPAPGDVFRSLDGGEATFDDLRGNVVVANLWGTWCLPCRDELPELVELARIYGGRPVVVLGLAVDSGDVDEIRDFLEEFGVEYPNWTIGMDDAVATFGAVGFPTTVMVDPEGWIRKELLGPQTAASLTAEIEALLP; this is translated from the coding sequence ATGAGAGTTGAGCGGATGGCGCGCGCGGGCAGCGCCCTCGCCCTCGTTGCGCTAGTCGGACTCGGGTGCGCCCCGGACGACGACGCGTCCGCAGCGGCCGGCGGCGCGGCGGATCGCGACCTGGCCGCGAGCGGCGCCCCGGATGGCGTGCCCTCGGGGGCGAAGCCCGCGCCCGGCGACGTGTTTCGCAGCCTGGACGGCGGCGAGGCGACCTTCGATGACCTGCGCGGCAACGTGGTCGTCGCGAACCTGTGGGGCACCTGGTGCCTCCCGTGCCGCGACGAGTTGCCGGAACTCGTGGAGTTGGCCCGCATCTACGGCGGCCGGCCCGTCGTTGTCCTGGGACTCGCCGTCGACTCCGGCGATGTCGATGAGATTCGTGACTTCCTCGAGGAGTTCGGCGTCGAGTATCCCAACTGGACGATCGGGATGGATGACGCCGTCGCCACCTTCGGAGCCGTCGGGTTTCCGACCACGGTGATGGTGGATCCGGAGGGCTGGATCCGAAAGGAACTCCTCGGCCCTCAGACCGCCGCATCCCTGACCGCGGAGATCGAGGCACTCCTTCCCTAG
- a CDS encoding amidohydrolase family protein produces the protein MNRRVLRALLFAAALGFPHVATAAAQEPAFDILLRGGRVLDGTGNPWFRSDVGIRDGRIARVGDLADAAADRVIELDGRYVVPGFIDIHSHADQGLDAEGDAGSEGARRRAAPNLVSQGITTVVINQDGGGPWPIADQRGRLESRGHGPNAALMVGHNTIRRMALGDDFMRPSTPAEVQRMTEMVEQGMAEGAYGLSAGLEYVPGIWSETSELFPLVEAAGRGGGIYIVHERSSGMTPMWFWPSQDDPGPPTMIQTILEDIEVAERTGVTTVATHIKARGADFWGAGRALVDLIERARARGVPIFADQYPYNTTGSDGNTVLLPRWIFPGGGPGARPGSGEAVDYGAVLRYALSDPERGERVRLDIAHEISRRGGPENLVIMDHPDETLVGRTVAELAAEWDAFPVDVAIRLQLEGDRARPGGARVRGFSLSEIDVEEFSAHPWLVTASDAGIALPGDGPVHARFYGTFPRKIRRYAMDLGILSAESAVRSMTSLPAQVMGLRDRGLIREGLVADIAVLDMDDVQDNATFFEPHQYPSGVDYVLVGGTFVVDDGELTWALPGAVLTPEADDES, from the coding sequence ATGAACCGCAGAGTCCTTCGCGCGCTTCTTTTCGCCGCTGCCCTCGGGTTCCCGCATGTCGCGACCGCAGCCGCTCAGGAACCGGCCTTCGACATCCTGCTGCGAGGCGGCCGCGTCCTGGACGGCACGGGGAATCCCTGGTTCCGCTCCGATGTGGGAATCCGCGACGGGCGCATCGCCCGGGTCGGGGACCTGGCCGACGCCGCCGCCGACCGCGTGATCGAACTCGATGGCCGGTACGTCGTCCCCGGATTCATCGACATTCATTCGCACGCGGACCAGGGACTCGACGCCGAGGGAGACGCGGGTAGCGAGGGGGCGCGCCGCCGGGCCGCCCCCAACCTCGTGAGTCAGGGCATCACCACCGTCGTCATCAACCAGGACGGCGGCGGGCCGTGGCCGATCGCGGACCAGCGCGGCCGCCTCGAGTCCCGCGGGCACGGGCCCAACGCGGCGCTCATGGTCGGGCACAACACAATCCGGCGCATGGCGCTCGGCGACGACTTCATGCGCCCGTCGACCCCGGCCGAGGTGCAGCGCATGACGGAGATGGTGGAGCAGGGGATGGCCGAGGGCGCCTACGGCCTCAGCGCCGGGCTCGAGTACGTGCCGGGGATATGGAGCGAGACCTCCGAACTCTTCCCGCTCGTCGAGGCTGCGGGACGCGGCGGCGGAATCTACATCGTGCACGAACGCAGTTCCGGCATGACGCCGATGTGGTTCTGGCCGAGCCAGGACGACCCCGGCCCTCCGACCATGATCCAGACCATCCTCGAGGACATCGAAGTCGCGGAGCGCACCGGTGTGACGACCGTGGCGACCCACATCAAGGCGCGGGGTGCGGACTTCTGGGGCGCCGGGCGCGCCCTCGTGGACCTCATCGAACGGGCCCGCGCGCGCGGTGTCCCGATCTTCGCCGACCAGTACCCCTACAACACGACGGGGAGCGACGGGAACACCGTGCTCCTCCCCCGCTGGATCTTCCCCGGCGGCGGACCGGGCGCGCGTCCGGGCAGTGGGGAAGCGGTCGACTACGGCGCGGTGCTGAGGTATGCGCTCTCCGACCCCGAACGCGGTGAACGGGTCCGCCTCGATATCGCGCACGAGATCAGCCGCCGCGGCGGGCCCGAGAACCTCGTCATCATGGACCATCCCGACGAGACCCTGGTGGGCAGGACGGTGGCGGAACTGGCGGCCGAGTGGGATGCGTTCCCCGTCGACGTGGCGATCCGGCTGCAACTGGAGGGCGACCGTGCGAGACCCGGGGGCGCGCGCGTGCGCGGATTCTCCCTCTCGGAGATCGACGTCGAGGAGTTCTCGGCCCATCCGTGGCTCGTAACGGCCTCCGACGCCGGCATCGCCCTCCCGGGCGACGGACCGGTGCACGCGCGCTTCTACGGCACCTTCCCCCGCAAGATCAGGCGCTACGCGATGGATCTCGGCATCCTGTCCGCGGAGAGCGCGGTGCGCTCGATGACGAGTCTCCCGGCGCAGGTCATGGGGCTCCGCGACCGGGGTCTCATCCGGGAGGGACTCGTGGCGGATATTGCGGTGCTGGACATGGACGACGTTCAGGACAACGCGACCTTTTTCGAGCCGCACCAGTACCCATCGGGTGTGGACTACGTGCTGGTGGGCGGCACGTTCGTGGTCGACGACGGCGAGCTGACCTGGGCACTGCCCGGCGCCGTCCTCACGCCGGAGGCGGATGATGAGAGTTGA
- the hemE gene encoding uroporphyrinogen decarboxylase — MNDLLLRALARQPVERTPVWFMRQAGRSLPAYRELRRERGFLELVRDPEAAARVTRLPLDYFDVDALVLFMDLSTPFEAAGIEIELRAGVGPVPLPPWGGLADVERLRAFEPRERLAFVLEAIRLLAADKTRPIIGFVGAPFTLCSYLTRGTRDSRLAQLRAFMLRSPALWDRLAGFWAEHLAEFAIAQHEAGAGAIQVFDSWCSVLDPPTYRAHVLPYSRRLLERLREKGVPTVHYGATHAAVAEAGGDAIGVDWRTPLDEAWGVIGPGRAIQGNLDPACVLAGEAAARAGTRDVLRRAGGRPGHIFNLGHGLHPDSDPEVIAAVVDEVRRWNPPDENR; from the coding sequence ATGAACGATCTCCTTCTGCGCGCGCTCGCGCGCCAACCCGTGGAGCGGACGCCGGTATGGTTCATGCGGCAGGCGGGACGCTCCCTCCCCGCCTATCGCGAACTCCGCCGGGAGCGCGGGTTCCTCGAACTCGTGCGCGACCCGGAGGCGGCCGCCCGGGTCACGCGACTCCCGCTCGACTACTTCGATGTCGACGCCCTCGTCCTCTTCATGGACCTGTCGACGCCGTTCGAGGCCGCCGGGATCGAGATCGAATTGCGGGCCGGCGTCGGGCCCGTTCCCCTCCCCCCCTGGGGCGGCCTCGCCGACGTGGAACGCCTGCGCGCCTTCGAGCCGCGTGAGCGGCTCGCCTTCGTGCTCGAGGCGATCCGCCTCCTCGCAGCGGACAAGACGCGCCCGATCATCGGCTTCGTCGGGGCGCCCTTCACCCTGTGCTCGTACCTGACTCGCGGCACGCGCGACAGCCGGCTCGCGCAATTGCGGGCCTTCATGCTGCGGTCCCCGGCGCTCTGGGACCGGCTCGCGGGGTTCTGGGCCGAGCACCTGGCGGAGTTCGCCATCGCTCAACACGAGGCCGGCGCCGGCGCGATCCAGGTCTTCGATTCGTGGTGCAGCGTCCTCGATCCTCCCACGTACCGGGCGCATGTGCTTCCCTACTCGCGACGCCTGCTGGAGCGGCTCCGCGAGAAAGGGGTCCCCACCGTGCACTATGGCGCCACGCACGCCGCGGTGGCCGAGGCGGGAGGCGATGCGATCGGCGTCGACTGGCGCACGCCGCTCGACGAGGCGTGGGGCGTCATCGGTCCGGGGCGCGCGATCCAGGGGAACCTCGACCCGGCCTGCGTCCTGGCGGGCGAGGCGGCGGCGCGCGCGGGGACCCGCGATGTGCTGCGGCGGGCGGGCGGGCGTCCCGGCCACATCTTCAACCTCGGGCACGGTCTCCACCCGGATTCCGACCCGGAGGTAATCGCCGCCGTGGTTGACGAGGTCCGCCGCTGGAATCCGCCGGACGAGAACCGCTGA
- the hemG gene encoding protoporphyrinogen oxidase — protein sequence MRVGIIGGGITGLALTHALARRGVDSILFEGADDVGGVIRTRRDDGRVVELGPQRTRLSPPVRRLVDELELRAEILEARAGARLFVWARGRLRVVPHRPRGLLTGDLLSPAGRARAALEPLTGGVRPRESVARYFRRKAGREAYRRLFGPLVSATFGSDPETMPAARVLPMLLGPLGVKRSLLSAARRWQPAASPPAFTFRAGMATLPRAIARRHADRVRVATPVRELRRSGHRFEIGHGGPRPDCDVVDHVVIATPAPAAADLLRTVAPAAADRLAGLRYHRVAVVPLQVEGAPEGFGFQVALGERWRTRGVTWNASLFGRDGLCTAYLGGGLDPDVAAWDAARLERTAASEYEAIHGAAATPIRSARPRLPAYDGSWAALDGLDLPPGITLAAGYTGRLGISSRIAEAESVAERLAACP from the coding sequence ATGCGGGTCGGAATCATCGGTGGAGGGATCACGGGACTGGCGCTCACACACGCTTTGGCGCGGCGTGGCGTCGACTCGATCCTGTTCGAGGGAGCGGATGACGTCGGGGGGGTGATCCGTACCAGGCGCGACGACGGCCGGGTCGTCGAACTCGGCCCCCAGCGGACGCGCCTCTCGCCTCCGGTGCGGCGGCTTGTCGATGAACTGGAGCTTCGAGCGGAGATTCTGGAGGCGCGGGCCGGGGCGCGCCTGTTCGTATGGGCCCGCGGCCGCCTGAGGGTCGTGCCACACCGGCCGCGCGGGCTCCTCACGGGGGATCTGCTCTCGCCCGCGGGGCGCGCCCGCGCCGCCCTCGAGCCTCTCACCGGAGGGGTTCGACCGCGCGAGTCCGTGGCCCGCTACTTTCGCCGCAAGGCCGGACGCGAGGCGTACCGCCGGCTCTTCGGTCCCCTCGTTTCCGCGACCTTCGGATCCGATCCGGAAACGATGCCGGCGGCGCGCGTGCTTCCCATGCTGCTCGGTCCGCTCGGCGTGAAGCGCAGCCTCCTCTCTGCGGCGAGGCGCTGGCAGCCGGCCGCGTCGCCCCCGGCATTCACCTTCCGGGCCGGCATGGCTACGCTGCCGCGCGCCATCGCGCGCCGGCACGCGGACCGGGTTCGGGTCGCGACACCGGTCCGCGAGTTGCGGCGCTCGGGCCATCGGTTCGAGATCGGCCACGGGGGCCCGCGCCCGGACTGCGACGTCGTGGACCATGTGGTGATCGCCACGCCGGCGCCCGCCGCGGCGGACCTTCTGAGGACCGTCGCGCCTGCCGCGGCCGACCGCCTCGCGGGGCTGCGGTATCACCGCGTCGCCGTAGTGCCGCTGCAGGTCGAGGGCGCGCCGGAAGGGTTCGGTTTCCAGGTCGCGCTGGGAGAACGGTGGCGTACGCGCGGCGTGACGTGGAACGCCTCGCTGTTCGGGCGCGACGGCCTCTGTACGGCCTATCTGGGCGGCGGTCTCGATCCCGATGTGGCGGCCTGGGACGCGGCCCGACTCGAGCGGACCGCGGCCAGCGAATACGAGGCGATCCATGGGGCGGCGGCAACGCCGATCCGTTCGGCCCGGCCGCGGCTCCCGGCGTATGACGGTTCGTGGGCGGCGCTGGACGGACTGGATCTTCCTCCCGGTATCACGCTGGCCGCCGGCTACACCGGACGGCTGGGCATATCGAGCCGTATCGCCGAAGCCGAGTCGGTGGCGGAGCGTCTCGCCGCGTGCCCATAG
- the hemH gene encoding ferrochelatase, whose protein sequence is MANCDPLPAVLLLNFGEPTGADASAVARFLERIFLANARLEPHMDAAAARARSRELARRRTPGLLEIYERIGGSPLHAQAEAQAQALDRALRARGHPMHLTVGMQFTEPSIEEALGRLRGTGAAVVVPLPVYPLCGPSTTVAALDEVEEALERIGWRPEVRGVTGWHRHPRYARLRADAIRRAAAEAGWSLTDRDVRLVFSAHGTPLRYIEGGSRYVEYVEEWCATQAHALGVERWTLGYQNHTNRRIEWTPPDIETALERLRGIEKVLVDPISFMHEQSETLMELDVDLAGHAAALGLEFRRVGVPHDDGAFAEVLADLALMALGGDAPALPPQTSCRCRPGTDVCFNGEPFA, encoded by the coding sequence ATGGCGAACTGCGACCCCCTACCCGCCGTCCTCCTTCTGAACTTCGGCGAACCGACAGGAGCGGACGCGAGCGCCGTCGCACGCTTCCTGGAGCGGATCTTCCTCGCCAACGCGCGGCTGGAGCCGCACATGGACGCGGCGGCGGCCCGTGCACGGAGCCGCGAACTCGCGCGGCGGCGGACCCCCGGCCTGCTCGAGATCTATGAGAGGATCGGCGGCTCGCCGCTCCACGCGCAGGCGGAGGCGCAGGCGCAGGCGCTCGACCGGGCGCTGAGAGCCCGCGGCCACCCAATGCACCTGACGGTGGGGATGCAGTTCACCGAGCCTTCGATCGAGGAGGCGCTCGGCCGCCTGCGGGGGACCGGGGCCGCGGTCGTCGTTCCTCTACCCGTGTACCCGCTCTGCGGCCCTTCGACCACCGTCGCGGCGCTGGACGAAGTCGAGGAAGCGCTCGAGCGAATCGGATGGCGCCCGGAGGTGCGCGGCGTGACCGGGTGGCATCGCCATCCCCGCTACGCCCGCCTTCGCGCCGACGCGATTCGCCGCGCGGCCGCGGAGGCCGGCTGGAGCCTGACCGACCGGGACGTCCGCCTCGTGTTCAGCGCCCACGGCACCCCGCTTCGGTACATCGAGGGGGGCAGCCGCTACGTGGAATACGTCGAGGAGTGGTGCGCGACCCAGGCGCACGCGCTGGGCGTGGAGAGGTGGACGCTCGGCTACCAGAACCACACGAACCGACGAATCGAATGGACTCCGCCGGACATCGAGACCGCGCTGGAGCGCCTCCGCGGCATCGAGAAAGTCCTCGTCGACCCCATCAGCTTCATGCACGAGCAGTCCGAGACGTTGATGGAACTGGACGTGGACCTCGCCGGGCACGCCGCCGCACTCGGCCTCGAGTTTCGCCGCGTCGGCGTGCCGCACGACGACGGAGCCTTCGCCGAGGTGCTGGCCGACCTCGCGCTGATGGCGCTGGGCGGCGACGCTCCGGCCCTGCCTCCGCAGACATCGTGCCGGTGTCGCCCGGGGACGGACGTCTGCTTCAACGGCGAGCCGTTCGCCTGA